A single Streptomyces sp. NBC_01381 DNA region contains:
- a CDS encoding SDR family NAD(P)-dependent oxidoreductase — MTAEPQSGESRVALVTGATRGIGRAVAETLGRAGVRVFITSRSAEDVAAVVKELTECGISVDGVEADVRSGQDVARCVAAAVDRFGPIDILVNNAGRSGGGVTAQITDELWNDVVETNLTSVFRVTREVLNAGGMGSRSVGRIINIASTGGKQGVVLGAPYSASKHAVVGFTKSLGLELAKTGITVNAVCPGYVETPMARSVRQGYAGHWEIAEEEVLKRFEAKIPLGRYTAPEEVAALVGYLASPAAAPITAQAMNVCGGLGNY; from the coding sequence GCGGGGCATCGGCCGTGCGGTGGCCGAGACGCTGGGCAGGGCCGGTGTCAGGGTCTTCATCACGTCGCGCAGTGCCGAGGATGTGGCGGCGGTGGTGAAGGAGCTGACGGAGTGCGGCATCAGCGTCGACGGCGTCGAGGCCGACGTGCGCTCGGGCCAGGACGTCGCCCGTTGCGTGGCGGCGGCCGTCGATCGCTTCGGGCCCATCGACATCCTGGTCAACAACGCGGGACGCAGTGGCGGCGGGGTGACCGCGCAGATCACGGACGAGTTGTGGAACGACGTCGTCGAGACCAATCTGACCAGTGTCTTCCGCGTCACCCGTGAGGTGCTCAACGCGGGCGGGATGGGGTCCAGGTCTGTTGGGCGGATCATCAACATCGCCTCCACGGGCGGCAAGCAGGGAGTGGTGCTCGGAGCGCCGTACAGCGCCTCCAAGCATGCGGTGGTCGGCTTCACCAAGTCGCTCGGGCTGGAACTGGCCAAGACCGGGATCACCGTCAACGCGGTGTGCCCCGGCTATGTGGAGACCCCCATGGCCCGGTCGGTCCGGCAGGGATATGCGGGCCACTGGGAGATCGCCGAGGAAGAGGTGCTCAAGCGGTTCGAGGCCAAGATCCCGCTGGGCCGCTACACCGCCCCGGAGGAAGTGGCCGCGCTGGTGGGCTACCTGGCCTCTCCCGCCGCCGCTCCGATCACCGCCCAGGCCATGAACGTCTGCGGCGGCCTGGGCAACTACTGA